A section of the Meles meles chromosome 8, mMelMel3.1 paternal haplotype, whole genome shotgun sequence genome encodes:
- the APBB1 gene encoding amyloid beta precursor protein binding family B member 1 isoform X6: MRVQDTSGTYYWHIPTGTTQWEPPGRASPSQGSSPQEESQLTWTGFAHREGFEDGEFWKDEPSEEAPMDLGLKDPEEGTLPFPAQSLSPEPLPQEEEKLPPRNANPGIKCFAVRSLGWVEMTEEELAPGRSSVAVNNCIRQLSYHKNNLHDPMSGGWGEGKDLLLQLEDETLKLVEPQSQALLHAQPIVSIRVWGVGRDSGRERDFAYVARDKLTQMLKCHVFRCEAPAKNIATSLHEICSKIMAERRNARCLVNGLSLDHSKLVDVPFQVEFPAPKNELVQKFQVYYLGNVPVAKPVGVDVINGALESVLSSSSREQWTPSHVSVAPATLTILHQQTEAVLGECRVRFLSFLAVGRDVHTFAFIMAAGPASFCCHMFWCEPNAASLSEAVQAACMLRYQKCLDARSQASTSCLPAPPAESVARRVGWTVRRGVQSLWGSLKPKRLGAHTP, translated from the exons ATGAGGGTCCAGGATACCTCAGGGACCTACTACTGGCACATCCCAACAGGGACCACCCAGTGGGAGCCCCCGGGCCGGGCTTCTCCCTCACAGGGGAGCAGCCCCCAAGAGGAGTCTCAG CTCACTTGGACAGGCTTTGCCCACAGAGAAGGCTTTGAGGATGGAGAATTTTGGAAG gATGAGCCCAGTGAGGAGGCTCCTATGGATTTGGGACTGAAGGACCCTGAGGAGGGGACATTGCCCTTCCCAGCTCAGAGTCTCAG CCCAGAGCCATTACCCCAAGAGGAGGAGAAGCTGCCCCCACGGAATGCCAACCCAGGGATCAAG TGTTTCGCCGTGCGCTCCCTAGGCTGGGTGGAGATGACCGAGGAGGAGCTGGCTCCTGGACGCAGCAGCGTGGCTGTCAACAACTGTATCCGGCAGCTCTCCTACCACAAAAACAATCTGCACGACCCCAtgtctgggggctggggggag GGAAAGGACCTGCTGCTACAGCTGGAAGACGAGACACTAAAGCTGGTGGAGCCGCAGAGTCAGGCCCTACTGCATGCCCAGCCCATCGTCAGCATCCGCGTCTGGGGCGTCGGGCGGGACAGTGGAAG AGAGAG ggACTTTGCCTACGTAGCTCGCGATAAGCTGACCCAGATGCTCAAGTGCCACGTGTTTCGCTGTGAGGCACCTGCCAAGAACATCGCCACCAGCCTGCATGAGATCTGCTCTAAG ATCATGGCCGAAAGGCGTAATGCCCGCTGCTTGGTAAATGGACTCTCCCTGGACCACTCTAAACTGGTGGATGTCCCTTTCCAAG tgGAATTTCCAGCACCTAAGAATGAGTTGGTACAAAAGTTCCAAGTCTATTACCTGGGGAATGTGCCTGTTGCTAAACCTGTTG GGGTGGATGTGATAAATGGGGCCCTGGAGTCAGTCCTGTCCTCCAGTAGCCGTGAGCAGTGGACCCCAAGTCATGTCAGTGTGGCTCCTGCTACCCTTACCATCTTGCATCAGCAG ACGGAAGCAGTGCTGGGGGAATGTCGGGTGcgtttcctctccttcctggctGTGGGCAGAGATGTCCACACATTTGCATTCATCATGGCTGCCGGCCCAGCCTCCTTCTGCTGCCACATGTTCTGGTGTGAGCCCAATGCTGCCAGCCTCTCAGAGGCCGTGCAGGCTGCGTGCATG CTCCGCTACCAGAAGTGTCTGGATGCACGCTCCCAGGCCTccacctcctgcctcccagcACCCCCTGCCGAGTCTGTTGCCCGGCGTGTAGGGTGGACTGTCCGCAGGGGCGTTCAGTCGTTGTGGGGTTCCCTCAAGCCCAAACGCCTGGGGGCCCATACCCCCTGA